Sequence from the Ereboglobus luteus genome:
GTGCCCTCGGGAATCCGATAAAATGAAAACTCTCCCTCTCGCGAGGTTGTGGTTCGCAGATTCAGCGCCCGGACGCTGACTGTCGCGCCCTCAAGATACGCGCCGGTCGCCTCGTTGGAAACTCGGCCCGTCATGGTGCCACTGCCCGAGCCGGCCGGCTGTGCCGGGATGCGCGGCAGTAGAACAAATAATATTGCAAAAAGAGTCAGCGCCGCGCGGGCCGCGGACAAAGAGAATATAGACGGTATTGGCGACTGTGGGTGCGGGGATTTCATGGTAAGAATCGGGTTTTGGGAGGGGGATTTGATTGCCGGGCGTTGAATCGATTTGCCTAGTTCGGTAATTACGCTTGTTTTTATCCAGCATTTGATTTTTATTTTCAAGCAGTGACAAACGTCCGAATATAGAATGCCCAGCCCCGCATATATTATTGTTTGATTTCGCATATTTTTAAAAACTATAAGGCGAAAATATTTTACAGTTATGACAGACGACGAACTTCGCAGACTCTCATCGCTCCGATCCCTGATCGAGGGCTTCGGCTCGCGCTGTGCCGCGGTGCAACTGGCGGGCAAGCACGAGCAGATCGACGCATTGCATGAAATTGCGAAACGCCTGAACAAGGCGGCGCGCAAGCGTGATTACGAGGGCTTCCGCAATGCGGACGCGCAATTGCACGAAACAATAATGGAGGCAGCCGGCGTTCCCTTTTTGCGCGAAGTCTGGAAAATTGTGTGGAACGGGCTCTCCGAATTTCACGAGCGCGGCTTCAAGGAATATGTCACCGACCCGCGCACGCTCATTGGCGAACATGAGTATTTGCTCGAAACAATCGCCCGCAGCGATGCCGCCGCCGCCGAGGATGCGGCGCGCTGCCATGCCGAGGCCAACTGGGCGCGGTTGGCGGCGCGCAAGCAAAAAACCAGCAAGGGCACCGAGCCGTTTCATTTCGCGGAGGCGCACATAGCCGCGCATTTGCATTGCCCGCTGCGCTTGGAGGAGGTTGCGGCAAAAATCGCCTTCACCAGCCCGGGAAATCTCTCCCGTTTGTTCAGGCAGCATTACGGTCTCAGCTTCAAGGCGCATTTGCAAAAATTGCGCATGGCAAAAGCAGCGGAACTGCTTGCATCGACCGGCCTTCCGGTCGCGACAATCGCCCGGCGCGTGGGATATCGTGATGTGTCGCGTTTCGCGCAGCATTTCCGCAGGCATTATAAAATGCTGCCCCGGGAATGGCGAAGCACGACGGCGGACGGGCGCGCGCAAGGAAACACGGTATTCTGATCACCCAGGCGCGATTGTGACTGGACCGGAGGGTAGGGCGGTTGCCAGACTGTCGCAATTCGCGGCGCCCGCAGGGCCGCTTATTATTCGCTCAACGCGGGATGAATTTCTGCACACGCCAGTTTACTATCTCGGCGATGTATATATTTCCGCTTGGAGCCACGGCGATCTGGTGCGCATAACCGAATTCTCCCGGCATTTTTCCAGGAACCCCGAATGTGCCTTCGAGTTTGCCGTCGAGTGTCAATTTCACAACGCGGTTGGCGTGTCCGTCGCACATGAAGAGGTAATCGTCGGGAGTTATGCACATGCCCCACGGCGAGCCGTATTGATCCCATTGTGTTATATATTCGCCTTCGCGTGTGAAAACTTGAATGCGATAGTTTTCGCGGTCGCCTATATAAACGCGCCCCGTGCGATCCACCACGACGGAATGCGGCATGTCGAACTCGCCGGGGCCGGTTCCCTTGCGGCCCCACGCATTTATGAAGCGCCCCTCTTTTGTATAACGCACCACGCGCGAGTTTCCGTAACCATCGGTCACGTAGATGTCGCCGTGCGGACCAAATCCGACATCGGTGGGCTGGTTGAAATTTTCCTCGGTTTCACCGGGGGTTTGCTTGCGCCCGAGCACCATGCGAACTTGGCCGGCGGGATCAATTTTAACAATCATGTGGCCGCCGCCATCGACCGCCCAGATGTTGCCCTCGGGGTCAAGTTTGACACTGTGCGGCCAGACAAACATGCGGTTGCCCCACGCGCGTCGCAAAGTGCCGTCGGGCGCAAACTCCATGAGGGGATTTTCCCCGCGGTGAAAAACATAAGCGTGCTCGCGGGAGTCGACGGCGATCCCCGGGGTTTCCTCGAAAGTGGTGTTGTCGGGAAGTCTTGGCCACAACGGATCCGGTTTATAATTCAGGCGGGGCCATTTGCTGCCGTCGACGATTCGCGCGTTTTGATAAATTTGACCAATTGCTGTTGTCGTTTCGCTCATGATAAATTTTATAATAAAATCGAAGTCTTGAAAATATGAGAGGTTTAATGGGTTGTGATCTCATGGCGCGCCACGCGCGTAACTATGTCGCGTTTTACAAAAACCAGGCCCGCGAGAATCAAAAGAACCGCGCCGACGAGATAAACAACCGAGCCGAACGCGATCGCCTCGCTCATGTTTGCCACCGGATCGGCGTGGCGGCCGTATTTTGTGGCCAGCCCGACCGCAAGCGGGCCGAGCGCGCCGCCACCCCAGCCGACCATGTTCATCAGTCCCGCGGCGCTGGCGCGGGCTCGTGGCTCGACCACATCGTAAACGGATGCGAAAACATTCGAGTCATAAAAACCCTTGCACATGCCGAAGCACGCCATCGCAACGAGGAGCAGCGTGACATTGTTTGTCAGCCCGACAAGCCCCACAAAAACAATCCCGCAGACAAGCCCGGTTGCCTGCACCAGCATGCGCCCGCCGGGATGTCGCGCCGCCCACCGATCCGCAAGAATGCCGGCGAATGGCACGCTTATCGCGCTTGCCAGATGGATGAACACACTGCCTGAAAGGCCGGCGTTTGTCAGTCGGAAGTGAAACTTTTCAACCAAGAAATAGGGCGTCCATGTGAGGAAAATTGTCGCGACAAAATTCGCCGCCATGAATCCGCCCAGAAGCAGCCACACGGTGGGTTTGCGCAATATAATCCTGGCCGTTTCGAACACGGTTGGCGGAGTCTCGTCAACCGCGGCCTGCGCTGGTTGCGGCTGCTCCGGCTGCCGGTCTTTTTCAGCTTTTAATGTTTCGGCTTCCTCGCGTTCCGCCGCACCGCGCGCGCGGTCATGCAGGAAGCGATAGAGCACGAGCGCGAGCAGCATGCCCGCCGCGCCGAACAGATAAAATCCCCAGCGCCAGCCGTGGTGTTCGGCGAACCACGCGCCGAGCCAGCCACCGCCAATGGTGCCGGCGTAAACGCTCGACTGGTGCAGCGAGAACGCGCGCGACCGCGTCTTCCGGTTGTGATAGTCGCCCATCAGTGACATGGCCGATGGAAAATAAAACGTTTCGCCGACTCCCTCGAGCGCGCGCACCGTGACAAAATGCCAGAGCTTGCTGCACCAGCCGGTCATCACCGTGATTGCGCTCCAGAACAGGCACCCGCCGAGAATGAGGTGCTTGCGTGAAACGCGATCGGCAATGAATCCGGCAAACGGCGAGCCGAATGCATACACCCACATGAACGCCGACCCAATCAAGCCGAGCTGCACCGCATCGAAGCCGAATTCTGTTTTGAGCGCCGGAAAAACGGCGTAGATCGCCTGGCGATCCGCGTAGTTAAAAAAACAAATGCACCAAAACATCGCCACCACGGCCCATTTATAATTCGGGCCGACGACACGTTGGGGTTTGCTTGGTTTTTCAGGGGACATGCGGGGATGTGTTTAAAAGGGTGGGGTGGCGCGGTTGCTTATTTGCGTTCGAGCACCACATGTTTTATGCGCGCGCGGTTCCACGTGTAGGTGATATGCACGCGTCCGTCCTGTGCCTGGATGATCGCGGGATAGGCGTAACCGTTGCGCACGGGGACATTCTCAAGTGTGATTGCGCGCTCCCATGCCTCTCCGTCCATGGAGTAATCGACGACGAGCGGACACCGCGCGCCCCATTTCGATTTGTCCGAGGCGACTCGCGGATTATACACAAGCAGCATGCCGCCTTCCCTCAGGGCAATCGCATCAATGCCGGAGTTTATCGATGCGATGCCGGTGCCGGAAAGGGGCGTCCAAGTCTTGCCTCCGTCACGCGACCACGTGCGCGATATTTCACGGTTCGCACTGCGCGAAAGCGCCATGAGTGAGCCGTCCGGTTGGATTAAAATAGTTGGTTGGATCGAGCGGAATTTTTTCGGGTCGGCGACATCATCGCTCTTTTTCCAATCGACGAGCGAGTCATCGGTTCGCTCAAAACAGATTGCCCAATCGTTCTTGTTGTATTCCCGCGCGCTCGGGCAAAGCAGCGTGCCGTCCTTGAGGCGCACCGGCTTGTTTTTGACAGGCCCCACCAGATTTTTCGGAAGGCGCGAGCGATTTCCCCATGTTGCGCCGCCGTCCCTCGAAACCAGCAACTCACCCCACCAATCCGTTGGCGAGGGGCCGACT
This genomic interval carries:
- a CDS encoding peptidyl-alpha-hydroxyglycine alpha-amidating lyase family protein codes for the protein MSETTTAIGQIYQNARIVDGSKWPRLNYKPDPLWPRLPDNTTFEETPGIAVDSREHAYVFHRGENPLMEFAPDGTLRRAWGNRMFVWPHSVKLDPEGNIWAVDGGGHMIVKIDPAGQVRMVLGRKQTPGETEENFNQPTDVGFGPHGDIYVTDGYGNSRVVRYTKEGRFINAWGRKGTGPGEFDMPHSVVVDRTGRVYIGDRENYRIQVFTREGEYITQWDQYGSPWGMCITPDDYLFMCDGHANRVVKLTLDGKLEGTFGVPGKMPGEFGYAHQIAVAPSGNIYIAEIVNWRVQKFIPR
- a CDS encoding helix-turn-helix domain-containing protein, which translates into the protein MTDDELRRLSSLRSLIEGFGSRCAAVQLAGKHEQIDALHEIAKRLNKAARKRDYEGFRNADAQLHETIMEAAGVPFLREVWKIVWNGLSEFHERGFKEYVTDPRTLIGEHEYLLETIARSDAAAAEDAARCHAEANWARLAARKQKTSKGTEPFHFAEAHIAAHLHCPLRLEEVAAKIAFTSPGNLSRLFRQHYGLSFKAHLQKLRMAKAAELLASTGLPVATIARRVGYRDVSRFAQHFRRHYKMLPREWRSTTADGRAQGNTVF
- a CDS encoding sialidase family protein — encoded protein: MTSLKTFRLAAFYCIAMLSAACAAPRWEIVKSGFIEPAPPVAEVHSSSIVEIAPGKFIATWFGGSKEGHDDVEIWVSRYENGAWTPGVSVANGVQSDGKRHPTWNPVLYRAADGRVILFFKVGPSPTDWWGELLVSRDGGATWGNRSRLPKNLVGPVKNKPVRLKDGTLLCPSAREYNKNDWAICFERTDDSLVDWKKSDDVADPKKFRSIQPTILIQPDGSLMALSRSANREISRTWSRDGGKTWTPLSGTGIASINSGIDAIALREGGMLLVYNPRVASDKSKWGARCPLVVDYSMDGEAWERAITLENVPVRNGYAYPAIIQAQDGRVHITYTWNRARIKHVVLERK
- a CDS encoding MFS transporter, which codes for MSPEKPSKPQRVVGPNYKWAVVAMFWCICFFNYADRQAIYAVFPALKTEFGFDAVQLGLIGSAFMWVYAFGSPFAGFIADRVSRKHLILGGCLFWSAITVMTGWCSKLWHFVTVRALEGVGETFYFPSAMSLMGDYHNRKTRSRAFSLHQSSVYAGTIGGGWLGAWFAEHHGWRWGFYLFGAAGMLLALVLYRFLHDRARGAAEREEAETLKAEKDRQPEQPQPAQAAVDETPPTVFETARIILRKPTVWLLLGGFMAANFVATIFLTWTPYFLVEKFHFRLTNAGLSGSVFIHLASAISVPFAGILADRWAARHPGGRMLVQATGLVCGIVFVGLVGLTNNVTLLLVAMACFGMCKGFYDSNVFASVYDVVEPRARASAAGLMNMVGWGGGALGPLAVGLATKYGRHADPVANMSEAIAFGSVVYLVGAVLLILAGLVFVKRDIVTRVARHEITTH